The following are encoded together in the Adhaeribacter arboris genome:
- a CDS encoding tyrosine-type recombinase/integrase yields MPAKVINFTKACLTNLPLPEAGKRKYYKDTQLKGLILDVRSNGSKSFYIYKKISGKPERLFLGIFPEITIENARKKAKIKIGEIAQGKNPQEEARQVRNEMSFEQLFDQYMKRYSKVHKKSWRYDEREVNRFLAHWFKRRLSDIKRVEVQRLHEKIYAESGLYQANRLLERIRAIFNKALEWGWEGTNPAIGIKKYKEKSRDRFIQPVEMPFIIRSLNEETNETVKDYLWILLLTGARKTNTLMMRWEQINWERNEWRIPDTKNGEPVTVPLIERALEILKRREMTSQSPWVFPQEADNEKHFVNTKRAWRRTLERATLYLWQQNERIAPLLEKLECNVPVFLLSEILFKAVIKRAEKEKIPLPASLLDIRLHDIRRTFGSYQALTGASLQVIGKSLGHKSTQATQIYARLNLDAVRASIEKATGAMFD; encoded by the coding sequence ATGCCAGCCAAAGTAATCAACTTTACTAAAGCATGTTTGACTAATTTGCCCTTGCCAGAGGCGGGAAAGCGGAAATACTATAAGGATACCCAATTAAAGGGACTGATCCTGGATGTGCGTTCCAACGGCTCCAAGTCGTTTTACATTTATAAAAAGATAAGTGGTAAACCAGAACGGCTGTTCTTAGGTATCTTTCCCGAAATTACCATTGAGAATGCCAGAAAAAAAGCCAAAATAAAAATTGGCGAAATCGCTCAAGGAAAAAATCCGCAAGAAGAAGCTCGCCAGGTTCGCAATGAAATGTCGTTTGAGCAGCTTTTCGACCAGTATATGAAGCGATATAGCAAAGTGCACAAGAAGTCATGGCGCTACGATGAACGGGAAGTGAACCGGTTTTTAGCTCATTGGTTCAAACGCCGTCTTTCAGACATCAAGCGGGTCGAGGTACAGCGCTTGCACGAAAAAATCTACGCAGAAAGTGGCCTCTACCAAGCCAATCGCCTTTTAGAACGGATACGGGCGATTTTTAATAAGGCACTCGAATGGGGATGGGAAGGTACCAATCCCGCTATTGGCATTAAGAAATACAAGGAAAAGAGCCGGGATCGGTTCATTCAGCCAGTAGAAATGCCTTTTATCATCCGCTCTCTCAATGAAGAAACGAACGAGACGGTAAAAGATTATCTCTGGATATTGCTTCTAACGGGTGCTCGCAAAACGAATACCCTCATGATGCGATGGGAGCAGATCAATTGGGAGCGGAATGAATGGCGAATTCCGGATACTAAAAATGGAGAGCCGGTTACCGTTCCTCTGATCGAACGCGCACTGGAAATATTAAAGCGCCGTGAAATGACCTCACAGAGCCCGTGGGTTTTCCCGCAAGAAGCGGATAATGAAAAGCACTTCGTTAACACTAAACGTGCCTGGCGGCGCACTTTGGAGCGAGCCACGCTTTACCTATGGCAACAAAACGAAAGGATTGCTCCATTATTGGAAAAATTGGAATGTAATGTGCCTGTTTTTCTCCTAAGTGAGATATTATTTAAAGCTGTGATCAAACGGGCAGAAAAAGAAAAAATCCCGCTTCCCGCAAGCCTGCTGGATATTCGCTTGCATGACATTCGTCGTACTTTCGGCAGTTACCAAGCGCTTACCGGTGCCAGCTTGCAAGTCATTGGCAAGAGCTTAGGTCACAAATCTACCCAAGCTACACAAATATACGCGCGACTCAATCTCGATGCAGTTCGTGCCTCCATCGAAAAGGCTACTGGCGCTATGTTTGATTAA
- a CDS encoding DUF4172 domain-containing protein: MRNTEDALFHFAEQIGHVSGILKVIPDDIRMEAVIDIMVAEAIRTSEIESEYLSRQDVVSFIRNNLGLNQTHDPVKDRRAQGASELMVDVQRTYAEAMTEEKTLLMA, encoded by the coding sequence TTGCGGAATACGGAAGACGCCTTATTCCATTTCGCTGAGCAAATAGGCCATGTTAGTGGCATTTTAAAGGTAATACCGGATGATATCCGAATGGAAGCTGTTATCGATATAATGGTTGCCGAAGCGATTAGAACTTCAGAAATTGAGAGTGAGTATCTAAGTCGCCAAGATGTTGTTTCATTTATTCGCAATAATCTTGGACTTAATCAGACCCATGACCCTGTCAAAGATAGGAGAGCACAAGGGGCTAGCGAATTGATGGTAGATGTCCAAAGAACTTACGCTGAAGCCATGACAGAAGAAAAGACTCTTCTAATGGCATAA
- a CDS encoding ATP-binding protein has protein sequence MLFWDFGEQMIKRTLQSTIEQRLFKGKAILIFGPRQAGKSTLVETILQDKDHLYLNGDDSDVRDILTNTTATKLKTVVGQKNILFLDEAQRIPNIGLTLKLFTDQIKNVQVIATGSSAFELSSQVNEPLTGRKYEFMLYPLSFGELVEYHGLIQEKRLIEHRLIYGYYPEIVTKTGEEAELLKLLAGSYLYKDLLMLEQIKKPAILEKLLKALALQVGSEISYHELAQTVGSDPKTVEKYIDLLEKAYVLFRLPAFSRNVRNEIKKGKKVYFYDCGIRNAVINNFKPLASRTDTGALWENFVMAERMKYLRYCQIDTAQYFWRTTQQQEIDLIEDNGEVLIAFEFKWKDKRGKIRFPHTFTDNYPGTETFAVTPENIEKFIL, from the coding sequence ATGTTATTTTGGGATTTTGGAGAGCAAATGATCAAAAGAACGCTACAATCCACTATCGAACAACGGCTCTTTAAAGGCAAGGCTATCTTAATTTTTGGCCCGCGCCAGGCCGGTAAATCCACTCTGGTGGAAACCATCCTGCAAGATAAGGATCATCTTTACCTGAATGGCGATGATTCTGATGTGCGGGATATTTTGACCAATACTACCGCCACCAAATTAAAAACCGTGGTCGGCCAGAAGAACATATTGTTCCTGGACGAAGCGCAACGCATCCCTAATATCGGCCTGACGCTGAAACTGTTTACTGATCAGATCAAAAACGTGCAGGTCATTGCCACCGGCTCATCGGCTTTTGAGCTTTCCAGTCAGGTCAATGAGCCGCTTACGGGGCGCAAATATGAATTCATGCTCTATCCGCTCAGTTTTGGCGAGTTGGTAGAATATCATGGCCTGATCCAGGAAAAACGCCTAATCGAGCACCGGCTCATTTACGGCTATTATCCGGAGATCGTGACCAAGACGGGTGAGGAAGCGGAATTGCTCAAATTGCTGGCCGGAAGCTACCTCTACAAAGATTTGTTAATGCTCGAACAGATCAAAAAACCCGCCATCTTGGAAAAGCTGTTGAAAGCACTCGCTTTGCAGGTTGGCAGCGAGATCAGCTATCACGAACTGGCACAAACGGTCGGCAGCGATCCCAAGACCGTTGAAAAATATATCGACCTACTGGAAAAAGCTTATGTGCTATTTCGCCTGCCGGCTTTCAGTCGCAACGTCCGCAACGAAATCAAAAAAGGAAAGAAAGTCTATTTCTACGATTGCGGGATCCGCAATGCCGTTATTAACAATTTCAAACCGTTGGCCTCGCGAACCGACACCGGGGCATTGTGGGAAAATTTTGTGATGGCGGAACGGATGAAATACCTGCGCTACTGCCAGATCGATACGGCGCAATATTTTTGGCGCACCACACAGCAACAGGAAATTGACCTGATTGAGGATAACGGTGAAGTGCTAATAGCATTTGAATTCAAATGGAAGGATAAAAGAGGCAAAATCCGCTTCCCGCATACCTTCACGGATAATTATCCGGGAACCGAAACTTTCGCCGTTACGCCGGAGAATATAGAAAAATTTATCTTATAA
- a CDS encoding Fic family protein: MSQTIGRPVLLSLSRVIESDKKSYYNALEQAQKSNEITLWVKYFIDVILKSQEQAISLVDFVLKKSKFFDRFKDALNERQIKVVKQMLDAGVEGFAGGMSAKKYMSITKVSKATVIRDLQHLLEVEVLITEGGGRSTHYILNI; the protein is encoded by the coding sequence TTGTCGCAAACTATTGGTCGTCCCGTATTGCTTAGTCTTTCAAGAGTCATAGAGTCCGATAAGAAGTCTTATTATAATGCTTTGGAACAGGCACAAAAAAGCAATGAGATTACGCTTTGGGTTAAATACTTTATCGACGTTATTCTGAAGTCTCAGGAACAGGCAATTAGCTTGGTCGACTTCGTTTTGAAAAAATCAAAGTTCTTTGACCGGTTTAAAGATGCTTTGAATGAACGGCAGATTAAGGTTGTAAAACAAATGTTGGATGCCGGAGTGGAAGGTTTTGCAGGAGGTATGAGTGCCAAAAAATATATGTCCATAACAAAAGTTTCCAAAGCAACTGTCATAAGGGATTTACAACACCTTTTAGAGGTAGAAGTGCTGATAACTGAAGGTGGAGGCCGTAGCACCCATTATATTTTAAATATTTAG